The Streptomyces sp. NBC_00102 genome segment TGCTCACCCTCACCCTGCGCAACCTGGAACGCGACGGTCTGCTGAACCGGGTCGTCTACCCCACCGCCCCGCCCCGCGTCGAGTACACCGCGACCGAGATCGCCGCCGAGCTCTACCACTCGCTCACCGGACTCACCGAGTGGGCCCGCCGGCACCAGAGCACCGTCGCCGCCCACCGCGACAGCCACAGCTGCTCCTGACAGCCCGGACGGGCGGGGCGGGGAGCGGAACCCATTCCGGGTACCCGCTCCCCGCCCCGCCCGCCTGGTCGGCCCCGGGGGACCGCGCCGTCGGCCGTACGCCCTCAGACCGCCAGCCGCGCCGCCAGCCCGTCCAGGAGCGCGGCGAGCGCGGGCCCGTCGGCCGCGGCCCCGTACAGGTAGAAGTCCGGGCGCACCACCGCGGCCACCGCGCCCTTGCCCGCCAGATACGGCAGATAGACGTCCTCGACGTCCTCCACCGTCCCGGTGCCCGTCTCCGGGCCCGAGGGGTGCGGTGAGCCCGCCGGTCGTACCCACACCGTCCGCACGCCCAGCGCCGCCAGCGCGGCGGAACGCTCCGCGTCCAGCAGGGTGTCCGGCGCCGACGAGGTCAGCAGGACGAACCCGGTACCGGACACCTCGTCGAACAGGCCCGCCCGCCCGTCCGCGGCGACCCGGCCCTGCGGCGTCAACTCCCCGCCGGAGCCTGTCCCTCCACGGTGCAGGAAACCGCTCAGGAGCGGGGCCACGGCGGAAGGCTGCCGGGCCGGTCCGGGCGAGCGGCGGCGCAGCGCCTTCATCAGCTCCGCCTGTTCCCGCGCGGTCTCCGGATCGGTCTGGCAGATGACCCGGCCCAGACTCACCGACATCCCGATGGCGTGCCGTACGTGCTCCCGCCGCTCCTCGGTGTACGTGTCCAGCAGGTCCTCGCCCGCCCGGCCGGTCAGGACCAGACGGAGCTTCCAGGCCAGATTGGCGGCGTCCCGGAAACCGGAGGACATCCCCTGTGCGGCGAACGGGGGCATCAGATGTGCCGAGTCCCCCGCCAGCAGCAGCCGTCCGGAGCGCCAACGCCGCGCGTGCTTCGCCTCGAAGGTGTAGACGGCGTGGCGTTCCAGCTCCGCGTCGCCGGGGCCGACGCCGACCTCCCCCAGCAGCCGCCAGACGGTGTCCGGCTTGTCCAGCTCCTCGGGCGTCTCGGAGTCCAGCTTCATGAACTCCCAGCGCCGGTGCCCCGGTCCCGCCGAGACGGCGGTGCGCGGCCGCGCCGGGTCGCACACCTGGAGGTTGTTCGGCCGGTAGGTACGCGGAGTGCGCGGCACGATGTCGCAGATGAGCCAGTCGTGACGGAACCCGAGGTCTTCGAAGTCCGCGTCCATGTGCCGGCGTACGAAACTGTTCGCCCCGTCGCAGCCGACCACCCAGTCGGCGGTGACCGCGATCCGCCCACCGTCCTCGCCGACGGCCTCCACGGTCACCGGTCCGTCCCCGTCCGGCTGGGCCAGACCGACCGCCTCGTACCCCCGCAGCAAGCGCAGCGAGGGCAGTTCGGCCCCCCGGCCGGCCAACGCCTCCTCCAGCCCGGGCTGGTACATGGAGGTGGAATCCGGCCAGCCCGAGAGGCCGGGGCCGTGCGCCTCGTAGTGCATCAACTCCTCGCCGTTCTCGTCGAGCCAGCTGTAGTCCCCGGAGGGCTCGCCGAAGGCGCCGACCCGTTCGCCCAGCCCGGCGGAGGCCAGGATGCGCGCGGACTCACCGTCGAAGGCCACCGCCCTGGGGCGGGGGTACGGCCGCGGCCACCGCTCCAGCACGGTGACCTCGGTACCGTCCTGGGCCAGCAGCACCGAGAGCAACTGGCCGACCGGCCCGTACCCGACGACCAGGACCTGCGTCCGCTCGGCGACCGGGCTCACTCGGCACGTCCGAGGATCTGCTCGGTAGCCGCCTCGTAGGCCGCCGGCGTCACCAGGACCTTCACCGTCTCGACCCCGTCGTCCACGGTGAGCAGCCGCCGCCCCACCAGCACCCGCTGCCCCGTCTCGAAGGACCGGGCCCGGATGACGGTGTCCGCGGCGACCAGCTCGCCCTCCCAGTTCCAGGCGTCCTCCTCGGAGGACGGGGCGGGCGCGGCCCACTCCGAGAGCTCCCGGGGACGGTCCTGGAGACGGTAGACGGCCTGCCACGCGCCGTCCTTGATGCGCCGCTCGACCACCAGGTACCCCTCGGACTCGATCACCCGGTAGTCGACTCCGTACTGGTGCTGCACCTCGGGGCCGACCTTCAGGGGCTCCAGGAAGCCCGGACCGGCGAAGCCGACGTCCGTCAGCCAGAGATCGCCGTCCAGCCGCACACCGAGGAACATGTGCTCCAGGTCCGGTCCGAACGTTCCGCCGGGACCGCGTACGCCCGCCGACAGATGGTCGACGCGGTAGCCGAGGCTCAGCAGCAACCGCCGGAAGAGGCCGTTGAGTTCGAAGCAGACCCCGCCCCTGCCCTCGGCGACCACGGGCCCGAACACGACGTCCATGTCCAGGTCGACGTCGGCCAGCGACGAGGTGCCCTGTCCGGTCCGGGCGGAGTTGTCGAAGGGTATGGCCATCAGGTGCTGCTTCTGAAGACGCCGCAGCGTCTCCGGGGTGGCTTCGGTCCCGCCGTCGTGGCCCAGGCGGTCGAGGTAGGTGGCGACGTCGAACATGTCAGGCGCTCCTGGAGGTGAAGAGGGATTCCTGAAGGTGTTCCGCGAGCATCGCGGGGGTGGCGTAGTCGAACAGGAGAGTGACCGGCAGGCGCAGTCCCGTCGATTCGGAGATCCGGTTGCGCAGTTCCACCGCGCTGAGCGAGTTGAAGCCTTCCTCGAAGAAGGCCGCGTCGGTCGGGAATTCCTCGCCCTCGTGCCCGAGGGTGGCCGAAGCCGACGTGCGGACGAGCGTCAGGAGTTCCTTGAGCTGTTCTTCCGCCGAAAGGCCGGCGAGCCTTTCTCCGAGCGACATCTCTTTCTCCGTTTCCGTTTCCGGTTCCGGCAGGGAGATCCGGCCGCCCGAACGCGGCCCCGAACCCTCCAGCCAGTAGTTCTTGTGTTGGAAGGGGTAGGTGGGGGTGTTGGTGTGGGGGGTGGTGGTTTGGGTGGGTGTGGGTGGGTGTGTGGTGGTGTGGGTATGGAGGGTGGCGGTGGCGGTGAGGAGTTGGTGGGGGGTGTCGTGGTGGCGGGTGAGGGTGGGGGTGGTGAGGGTGGGGTGGGGGGTGTTTTCGAGGGTGTTTTGGATGCTGGGGGTGAGGACGGGGTGGGGGCTGGTTTCGATGAATGTGCGGTGGTTTTGTTCGATGAGGTTTTTGATGCTGTTGTGGAATTGGACGGTGTGGCGGAGGTTTCGGTACCAGTATTCGGCGGTGAGGGTGGTGGTGTCGGTGATGTATTGCTGTTCGAGGGTGGAGTAGTAGGGGGTGTGGGCTTGGGTGGGTTTGATGTCGGCGAGGAGGGTGGTGATGGTGTCTTTTATTTTTTCGACGTGGGTGGTGTGTGAGGCGTAGTCGACGGGGATGGTGCGGGTTTGGATGTTGTTGGTGGTGCAGTGGTTTTTGATTTCTTGGAGGGTGGTGGGGTTTCCGGCGATGACGGTGGAGTGGGGGCCGTTGAGGGCGGCTATTTGGGCGTGGGGTGTCCAGGGTTGGATGAGTTGGGTGGTTTCTTGGTGGGGGAGGGTGAGGTGGAGCATGCCGCCGTGGCCGGTGAGGGTGGTGGCGATGGCTTGGCTGCGGAGGGTGACGATTTTTGCGGCGTCTTGGAGGGTGAGGGCGCCGGCGATGTGGGCTGCGGCGATTTCGCCTTGGGAGTGGCCGATGACGGTGTGGGGGGTGATGCCTTGGTGGTGCCAGAGGTGGGCGAGGGCTGTCATGAGGGCGAAGGTGGTGGGTTGGACGACGTCGACGCGGTCGAGGGTGGGGGCGTTGGGGTGTTGGCGGATGACGTCGGTGAGTTTCCAGTCGGTGTAGGGGGTGAGGGCTTGTTCGATGGTGTGGATGTGGTGGGCGAAGGTGGGGCTGGTGTCGAGGAGTTGGGCGCCCATGCCGTTCCATTGGGTGCCTTGTCCGGGGAAGACGAGGGCGGTTTTGCCGGTGGTGGTGGCGTGGCCGGTGATGAGGTTGGGGTGGGGGGTGTTGTTGGCGAGGGCGTTGAGTGCGGTGTGGGTGGTGGTGTGGTCGGTGGTGATGAGGGTGGCGCGGTGGGGGTGGTGGGTGCGGTGGGTGAGGGTGTGTTGGAGGTGGGTGAGGTCGAGTTCGGGGTGTTGGGTGAGGTGGTGGGCGAGGCGTTGGGCGGTGGCGCGTAGGGCGGTGGGTGTTTTGGCGGAGAGGGGGAGGAGGAGGGGGGCGTCGGGGGTGAAGAGGGGGAGTTTTTCGGGGGTGTCGGCGTGAGTGCTGGTGGTGCTGTCGGTGGTGTCGGTGGTGTCCGCCTGGTTGGTGCTGTTGGTGCTGTTGGTGCTGTTGGTGCTGTTGGTGCTGTTGGTGGTGTTTTCGGTGGGGGTGGGGGGTTGTTCGATGATGATGTGGGCGTTGGTGCCGCTGACGCCGAAGGAGGAGATGGCGGCGCGGCGGGGGTGGTTGGTGGTGGGCCAGGGTTGGGGGTGTTGGAGGAGGTGGATGTTGCTGTTGTTCCAGTCGACTTGGGGGGTGGGTTGGTCGATGTGGAGGGTTTGGGGGAGGTGGTTGTGGCGGATGGCTTCGACCATTTTTATGAGGCCGGCGACGCCTGCGGCGGCTTGGGTGTGGCCGATGTTGGATTTGAGTGAGCCGAGGTAGAGGGGGTGGGTGGTGTGGTGGGGGCCGTAGGTGTTGATGAGTGCTTGGGCTTCGATGGGGTCGCCGAGGGTGGTGCCGGTGCCGTGGCCTTCGACGGCGTCGATGTCGGTGGGGGTGAGGCGGGCGTTGGTGAGGGCTTGGTTGATGACGCGTTGTTGGGAGGGGCCGTTGGGGGCGGTGAGTCCGTTGGAGGCTCCGTCTTGGTTGACGGCGGTGCCGCGGATGAGGGCGTGGATGGGGTGGTTGTTTTTCTGGGCGTCGCTGAGGCGTTCGAGGAGGATGAGTCCGGCGCCTTCTGACCAGCCGGTTCCGTCGGCGGCTGCGGCGTAGGGTTTGCAGCGGCCGTCGGGGGCGAGTCCGCGTTGGCGGGAGAATTCGATGAAGGTGGCGGGGGTGGCCATGACGGCGACGCCGCCGGCGAGGGCCATCGAGCATTCCTTGTTGCGGAGGGCCTGGACGCCGAGGTGGATCGCCACCAGAGACGACGAACACGCCGTGTCCACGGTGATGGCCGGCCCTTCGAGACCGAACATGTAGGAGATGCGGCCGGAGGCGACGCTGCCGGTGTTCCCCACCCCCAGTGAGGCTTCGAGCTCCGGGGGAATCTCCGTCAGGCGGGACGCGTAGTCGTGGTACATCAGGCCGGCGAACACCCCGATGTCCGACCCGCGCAGCGCGCTCGGGTCGAGCCCGGTGCGCTCGAACGTCTCCCAGGCGACTTCGAGCAGGATGCGCTGCTGGGGGTTCATCGCGAGGGCCTCGCGCGGTGAGATGCCGAAGAACTCCGCGTCGAATCCGCCCGCCCCGTGGAGGAATCCGCCCTCACGTGTGTAGGAGGTTCCGGGGTTGTCGGGATCGGGGTCGTACAGGGAATCCAGATCCCAGCCCCGGTCCTCGGGAAATGCCGAGATCGCGTCCTTTCCCTCGGCCACCAGCTGCCAGAGGTCCTCGGGCGACTGCACACCCCCCGGAAGCCGGCAGCCCATGCCCACGATCGCGATCGGTTCCGATGCCGCGCCGGTGATGCGGTCGTTCTCGGAGCGCAGCCGTTCGTTCTCCATCAGAGCGGTGCGGAGTGCTTCGACGATGCGGTTGTCCGTCGTGGTGGTCATGATGCCTCTCCGGGAGTGTGCGTGTCGGTGGATGACGTACCGAGCGCTCGTGCCACCAGGTCGTCCACGTCCATGGACGCGATGAGATCCAGCGTCCGGCTGGTTTCGTCGTCGGCCTCCTCCGCCGGTTCCTCCTCGGCGGGGATGCCGGGCAGCAGCGCGCGGCGCAACTCCGCCGCCAGTACGGCCGGGGTCGGGTAGTCGAACACCAGGGTCACCGGCAGCCGGACGCCGGTGCCGCGGGCCAGCCGGTTGCGCAGCTCCACGGCGAGCATCGAGTCGAAGCCGATCTCCTTGAACGCCTGGTCCGGATCGACCGCCTCCTCGGGCGGCAGCCCGAGCACGTCCGAGACCTGCTCACTGACCAACTGGACGAGCAGGGCCAGCCGGTCGCTCTCGGTGAGTGCGGTCAGCCGGTCGCTCAGCGAGGTACCGGCCGGACCGCCCTGCCCGGCCGCCCGCCTCGGCTGCCGTACCATGCGGCGCAGCAGCGGGGACAGGTTCCCGTCGGCGGCTTGGGCGCCGAGCGAGGCGAAGTCCAGCCGGGCGGGCATGAGCAGTGCCTCGGAAGAGCGCAACGCGGCGTCGAACAGGGCGAGCCCTTCGTCGCTGCCGAGCGGGACCGCGCCCCGTCGCGACAGCCGGCCCCGGTCGGTGTCGGCCAGGTGCGTCGTCATGCCGGACGCCTCGGACCACAGGCCCCAGGCCAGGGAGACGGCGGGCAGTCCCCGGGCGTGGCGGTACTCGGCCAGTCCGTCCAGGAAGCCGTTGGCCGCGGCGTAGTTGGCCTGACCGGGGCTGCCGAGCACGCCCGCGGCGGACGAGAAGAGCACGAACGCCGCCAGTCCCAGGTGCTCGGTCCGGGTGTGCAGGTGCCAGGCCGCGTCGGCCTTCGGCCGCAGCACGGTGTCGAACCGTTCCGGGGTCAGATCGGCGAGCATCCCGTCGTCGAGAACCCCGGAGGTGTGCACCACCGCGGTCAGCCGGTGTTCGGCGGGGATGCCGGACAGCAGCTTGTCCAGCTCGCCGGGGTCGGACACGTCGCAGGCGGCCACCGTGGCGGAGGCGCCGAGCGCCTCGAGTTCCGCCACGAGTTCCGGAGCCCCTTCGGCCGCCGGGCCCCGCCTGCTGACCAGCACCAGGTGCCGGATGCCGTGGTTGCTGACCAGGTGCCGTGCGACCAGGGTGCCCAGCGTTCCGGTACCGCCGGTCACCAGCACGGAACCCTCGGGATCCAGCCGGGTCGCGGGCGCGTCCTCGTTCCCGTGGCGCCGCCGGGCCAGCCGGGGGACCGACAGCCGTGTTCCGCGCAGGGCGAGTTGGGGCTCACCGAGGGCGGCCAGCGACCGTGTCCGGTCCGCCGGGAGATCCTCGTCGGTGTCGATGGCGACGATCCGTCCGGGGTGCTCGGCCTGAGCGGTACGCAGCAGTCCCCAGAGCGCCGCCGCCGAGGGATCGGGCTGGTCTCCTGCGACCGCCGACACGGCCCCCCGGGTGACGACCACCAGGCGGGAGGAGTCCGAACCGGCCCGCGCGTCCCACTCCCGCAGCTCCCCGAGCAGCCGTCCGGTGAGCTCACGGACGCGTACCGGCTGATCCTCAAATTCCGCCGCCCACGCGGAGGTGTCCACCGTGCGGGTCTCCGCGGAGTCCTCGCCGTCCTGGACGGGCTCCGCCACGGGAAGCCACACGGTGGCGAACAGGGAATCCGTCACCCCGGTCCCGGAACCGGCCTGTGCTGTACGGAAGGTGAGCGTCCCCACGGTCGCCACCGGAGCCCCGGTCTCGTCCGCGAGGGCGAGAGCCACCGTGTCCTCGCCGAGGCGTGTCACGTGCACCCGCAGGGCGGCGGCTCCGAAGGCGTGCAGGGCCACGTCGTTCCAGGCGAACGGCAGACGTACCCCGCCCTCGGCGTCCTCCGGCGCGGCGAAGCCGCAGGCATGGAGGGCCGCGTCCAGCAGCGCGGGGTGCAACCCGAACGACTCCGCCTCCTCACGCAGTTCCTCGGGGAGCCGCACCTCCGCGAAGACCTCCTCGCCCCGGGTCCACACCGCGCGCAACCCGCGGAAGGCCGGCCCGTACCCGTATCCCTCGCGCTCCTTGCGGTCGTAGAAGTCGCCGAGGTCCACCGCCACCGCGCCGACCGGCGGCCAGAGAGCGAGATCCGCGTCCGCCGAGCCCGCGCCGGTGACCCCGCCCGCCCCGAGCACACCGGCGGCGTGCCGTGTCCACTGCGCGGTCGACCCGTCGGACTCGCCCGGACCCGAGTGCACCCCGACGGCTCGCCGCCCCTCGGCGTCCGCCGCACCGACGACCACGCGCACCCGCCGTGCGACGCCCGGGTCGAGCGTCAGCGGCGACTCGATCACCAGCTCCTCCAGGAGGCCGGCGCCCACCTCGTCGCCCGTACGGATGGCCAGTTCCACGATGCCGCTGCCCGGTACCAGTACCTGGCCCGAGACCGCGTGGTCGGCGAGCCACGTGTGTGTACGGGTCGACAACCGACCCGCCGCGACGGTTCCTCCGTCGTCCGGCAGTTCCACGAAGGTGCCCAGCATCGGGTGGCCGGCCGGGTCGACGCCCGCGCCCGTCAGCCCGGTGGCACCGGTCCGCACCGGTTCCAGCCAGTAGTTCTTGTGTTGGAAGGGGTAGGTGGGGGTGTTGGTGTGGGGGGTGGTGGTTTGGGTGGGTGTGGGTGGGTGTGTGGTGGTGTGGGTGTGGAGGGTGGCGGTGGCGGTGAGGAGTTGGTGGGGGGTGTCGTGGTGGCGGGTGAGGGTGGGGGTGGTGAGGGTGGGGTGGGGGGTGTTTTCGAGGGTGTTTTGGATGCTGGGGGTGAGGACGGGGTGGGGGCTGGTT includes the following:
- a CDS encoding helix-turn-helix domain-containing protein, with the protein product MTVVMDVTGTQSEACTVLDVLNRVSSKWSIGILLLTMKGPVRFTELERALPGISRRMLTLTLRNLERDGLLNRVVYPTAPPRVEYTATEIAAELYHSLTGLTEWARRHQSTVAAHRDSHSCS
- a CDS encoding bifunctional 3-(3-hydroxy-phenyl)propionate/3-hydroxycinnamic acid hydroxylase codes for the protein MSPVAERTQVLVVGYGPVGQLLSVLLAQDGTEVTVLERWPRPYPRPRAVAFDGESARILASAGLGERVGAFGEPSGDYSWLDENGEELMHYEAHGPGLSGWPDSTSMYQPGLEEALAGRGAELPSLRLLRGYEAVGLAQPDGDGPVTVEAVGEDGGRIAVTADWVVGCDGANSFVRRHMDADFEDLGFRHDWLICDIVPRTPRTYRPNNLQVCDPARPRTAVSAGPGHRRWEFMKLDSETPEELDKPDTVWRLLGEVGVGPGDAELERHAVYTFEAKHARRWRSGRLLLAGDSAHLMPPFAAQGMSSGFRDAANLAWKLRLVLTGRAGEDLLDTYTEERREHVRHAIGMSVSLGRVICQTDPETAREQAELMKALRRRSPGPARQPSAVAPLLSGFLHRGGTGSGGELTPQGRVAADGRAGLFDEVSGTGFVLLTSSAPDTLLDAERSAALAALGVRTVWVRPAGSPHPSGPETGTGTVEDVEDVYLPYLAGKGAVAAVVRPDFYLYGAAADGPALAALLDGLAARLAV
- a CDS encoding arylamine N-acetyltransferase — encoded protein: MFDVATYLDRLGHDGGTEATPETLRRLQKQHLMAIPFDNSARTGQGTSSLADVDLDMDVVFGPVVAEGRGGVCFELNGLFRRLLLSLGYRVDHLSAGVRGPGGTFGPDLEHMFLGVRLDGDLWLTDVGFAGPGFLEPLKVGPEVQHQYGVDYRVIESEGYLVVERRIKDGAWQAVYRLQDRPRELSEWAAPAPSSEEDAWNWEGELVAADTVIRARSFETGQRVLVGRRLLTVDDGVETVKVLVTPAAYEAATEQILGRAE
- a CDS encoding beta-ketoacyl synthase N-terminal-like domain-containing protein, which translates into the protein MTTTTDNRIVEALRTALMENERLRSENDRITGAASEPIAIVGMGCRLPGGVQSPEDLWQLVAEGKDAISAFPEDRGWDLDSLYDPDPDNPGTSYTREGGFLHGAGGFDAEFFGISPREALAMNPQQRILLEVAWETFERTGLDPSALRGSDIGVFAGLMYHDYASRLTEIPPELEASLGVGNTGSVASGRISYMFGLEGPAITVDTACSSSLVAIHLGVQALRNKECSMALAGGVAVMATPATFIEFSRQRGLAPDGRCKPYAAAADGTGWSEGAGLILLERLSDAQKNNHPIHALIRGTAVNQDGASNGLTAPNGPSQQRVINQALTNARLTPTDIDAVEGHGTGTTLGDPIEAQALINTYGPHHTTHPLYLGSLKSNIGHTQAAAGVAGLIKMVEAIRHNHLPQTLHIDQPTPQVDWNNSNIHLLQHPQPWPTTNHPRRAAISSFGVSGTNAHIIIEQPPTPTENTTNSTNSTNSTNSTNSTNQADTTDTTDSTTSTHADTPEKLPLFTPDAPLLLPLSAKTPTALRATAQRLAHHLTQHPELDLTHLQHTLTHRTHHPHRATLITTDHTTTHTALNALANNTPHPNLITGHATTTGKTALVFPGQGTQWNGMGAQLLDTSPTFAHHIHTIEQALTPYTDWKLTDVIRQHPNAPTLDRVDVVQPTTFALMTALAHLWHHQGITPHTVIGHSQGEIAAAHIAGALTLQDAAKIVTLRSQAIATTLTGHGGMLHLTLPHQETTQLIQPWTPHAQIAALNGPHSTVIAGNPTTLQEIKNHCTTNNIQTRTIPVDYASHTTHVEKIKDTITTLLADIKPTQAHTPYYSTLEQQYITDTTTLTAEYWYRNLRHTVQFHNSIKNLIEQNHRTFIETSPHPVLTPSIQNTLENTPHPTLTTPTLTRHHDTPHQLLTATATLHTHTTTHPPTPTQTTTPHTNTPTYPFQHKNYWLEGSGPRSGGRISLPEPETETEKEMSLGERLAGLSAEEQLKELLTLVRTSASATLGHEGEEFPTDAAFFEEGFNSLSAVELRNRISESTGLRLPVTLLFDYATPAMLAEHLQESLFTSRSA
- a CDS encoding type I polyketide synthase; this translates as MSGDDKLRDYLKRALVDLRHARNQLTDLESEQHEPIAIVGMGCRLPGGVQSPEDLWQLVAEGKDAISAFPEDRGWDLDSLYDPDPDHVGTSYTKEGGFLHGAGGFDAEFFGISPREALAMNPQQRILLEVAWETFERTGLDPTGLTGQDIGVFAGVMYHDYAPVMEQVPPDVEGFLGIGNSGSATTGRLSYTFGLEGPAVTVETACSSSLVAIHLGVQALRNKECSMALAGGVAVMATPATFIEFSRQRGLAPDGRCKPYAAAADGTGWSEGAGLILLERLSDAQKNNHPIHALIRGTAVNQDGASNGLTAPNGPSQQRVINQALTNARLTPTDIDAVEGHGTGTTLGDPIEAQALINTYGPHHTTHPLYLGSLKSNIGHTQAAAGVAGLIKMVEAIRHNHLPQTLHIDQPTPQVDWNNSNIHLLQHPQPWPTTNHPRRAAISSFGVSGTNAHIIIEQPPTPTENTTNSTNQADTTDTTDSTTSTHADTPEKLPLFTPDAPLLLPLSAKTPTALRATAQRLVHHLTQHPELDLTHLQHTLTHRTHHPHRATLITTDHTTTHTALNALANNTPHPNLITGHATTTGKTALVFPGQGTQWNGMGAQLLDTSPTFAHHIHTIEQALTPYTDWKLTDVIRQHPNAPTLDRVDVVQPTTFALMTALAHLWHHQGITPHTVIGHSQGEIAAAHIAGALTLQDAAKIVTLRSQAIATTLTGHGGMLHLTLPHQETTQLIQPWTPHAQIAALNGPHSTVIAGNPTTLQEIKNHCTTNNIQTRTIPVDYASHTTHVEKIKDTITTLLADIKPTQAHTPYYSTLEQQYITDTTTLTAEYWYRNLRHTVQFHNSIKNLIEQNHRTFIETSPHPVLTPSIQNTLENTPHPTLTTPTLTRHHDTPHQLLTATATLHTHTTTHPPTPTQTTTPHTNTPTYPFQHKNYWLEPVRTGATGLTGAGVDPAGHPMLGTFVELPDDGGTVAAGRLSTRTHTWLADHAVSGQVLVPGSGIVELAIRTGDEVGAGLLEELVIESPLTLDPGVARRVRVVVGAADAEGRRAVGVHSGPGESDGSTAQWTRHAAGVLGAGGVTGAGSADADLALWPPVGAVAVDLGDFYDRKEREGYGYGPAFRGLRAVWTRGEEVFAEVRLPEELREEAESFGLHPALLDAALHACGFAAPEDAEGGVRLPFAWNDVALHAFGAAALRVHVTRLGEDTVALALADETGAPVATVGTLTFRTAQAGSGTGVTDSLFATVWLPVAEPVQDGEDSAETRTVDTSAWAAEFEDQPVRVRELTGRLLGELREWDARAGSDSSRLVVVTRGAVSAVAGDQPDPSAAALWGLLRTAQAEHPGRIVAIDTDEDLPADRTRSLAALGEPQLALRGTRLSVPRLARRRHGNEDAPATRLDPEGSVLVTGGTGTLGTLVARHLVSNHGIRHLVLVSRRGPAAEGAPELVAELEALGASATVAACDVSDPGELDKLLSGIPAEHRLTAVVHTSGVLDDGMLADLTPERFDTVLRPKADAAWHLHTRTEHLGLAAFVLFSSAAGVLGSPGQANYAAANGFLDGLAEYRHARGLPAVSLAWGLWSEASGMTTHLADTDRGRLSRRGAVPLGSDEGLALFDAALRSSEALLMPARLDFASLGAQAADGNLSPLLRRMVRQPRRAAGQGGPAGTSLSDRLTALTESDRLALLVQLVSEQVSDVLGLPPEEAVDPDQAFKEIGFDSMLAVELRNRLARGTGVRLPVTLVFDYPTPAVLAAELRRALLPGIPAEEEPAEEADDETSRTLDLIASMDVDDLVARALGTSSTDTHTPGEAS